From a region of the Corallococcus coralloides DSM 2259 genome:
- a CDS encoding discoidin domain-containing protein — translation MLVSFLGASNAHAQTNVALNKTTYTSSAEAPFLGQYAVDGDGGTRWASGFTANEWITVDLGQTRTISRVVLTWEAAYATVYKIQVSTNNTTFTDALTVNTGDGATDDLSLPSGITGRYVRMQGVTRALPAYGYSLWEFAVYETGGTPPPTNTDLARNRSATASSVEADAAGLQPGFAFDGDVNTRWASAQGVDPQWIRVDLGSSQVVGKVVLDWEGAYGKTYTIDGSNNDTSWTTLNTVTNGAIGRREIPVSGTWRYIRMRGTERGTGYGYSLWSFEVYQNGGTTPPPTQTTNQTIKLNFPELAYAKINVSPAPLSVTPVPEEGNTTPSVRNPPGPFTYQLTFPPNTTVTLSKNQFSPTQPNTDIRLAVVDYNGVQQRAQSVTALAVQGADWNVEIFSTGNGPTDPRDPTIIPDPYVAPAPLPVAGAFRLAAPGNNAMITATRRPTLSWATVTGATNYKLYVNLTRNDYDWMAAGNLLDRYTQVASQTGTSFTFTEDLPDRWTYKWYVVATLSGGSTSRSDIGNFSVYLPVVETQADGVNLINGIRDLNKNGTIEPYEDWHNPISVRVNDLLGRMTLREKALQMFYDAKTYPEAGFQMGPLSPTDIPMFQKASAATRLGIPHIDAGDTIHGYKTSWPTQPALAATRDLDTIYEMGDIQRREQLAIGSRGTLSPLAEVNTKVLYPRTQEGNGEDADLAAGITRALIAGLQGGPEVNPSSIWVTTKHWPGQGAGGEAGITYDGTTIHYHMRPWHAAIEAGTSGIMPGYAGSWLLGPEGYGAGDNPGILNYLRNQLKYDGVICSDWLPSGSWVRSATAGSDVMGGATPQAMANFENEVPVARINDSVRRILDLKFRLGIFEDPYKQGPAGTSQWHTADSKAAVRRAAQESMTLLKNDGALPIRLPAGGRLVIAGPRADDMSCMVTWRSDFHGTEFGDPTIYAAVKARAEAAGLTVYKDNAPAGVTPDAAIVVVGESYFTHGTEWDKEKPYLPGDPIGPAHDAKWGDQYGIINSFRSRGIPTTVVLISPRPYVLTNVVPLSNALMLAYRPGDMGGYAVADVLFGDVLPRGKTPWQLPRGMNQIGTDVENNQLEKWDLPFDLGATDAERAAIRQKIATGQPVPPTYGNPLFQYGAGIQGFGLTDATPPVAFNLLTPSNNLVITGTRPAFTWAASSDPQTGVQRYEVYLDGGAMPVAITRTPSAALDGLKLANGVHTWFVKAFNWANGVTQSATFTFTLNDTTPPAAFAALSPSAGQAVPGTSTRFIWEQTTDVGAGVAEYVLIVDGTDRGPSILRSTPVPAGTNLARGKNAYATSVEFGSANDAVDGSLATRWSSVGTATTGDTESITIDLGAIYSLKRIVLNWEAAYGRRYVLEASLDGSTNWTALRTVDTGDGGIDDWTVAGVGRFVRMRGVQRATAYGYSLWEFEVYGVGTEQTTLNGLSTGSHTWRVRAVDGANNTTLSSGPITFTK, via the coding sequence ATGCTGGTGTCTTTCCTGGGCGCATCCAACGCCCACGCGCAGACGAACGTCGCGCTGAACAAGACCACCTATACCTCTTCCGCGGAGGCTCCATTCCTGGGCCAGTACGCGGTGGACGGCGACGGTGGCACCCGCTGGGCCAGTGGCTTCACGGCGAACGAATGGATCACCGTGGACCTGGGCCAGACGCGCACCATCTCGCGCGTGGTGCTCACCTGGGAGGCGGCCTACGCCACGGTCTACAAAATCCAGGTCTCCACCAACAACACCACCTTCACCGACGCGCTGACGGTGAACACCGGCGATGGCGCGACGGACGACCTGTCCCTGCCGTCCGGCATCACGGGCCGCTACGTCCGCATGCAGGGCGTCACCCGCGCGCTGCCGGCGTATGGCTATTCGCTGTGGGAGTTCGCCGTCTATGAGACGGGCGGCACGCCGCCTCCCACCAACACGGACCTGGCGCGCAACCGGTCGGCCACCGCTTCCAGCGTGGAGGCGGACGCCGCGGGGCTCCAGCCGGGCTTCGCGTTCGACGGCGACGTCAACACGCGCTGGGCCTCCGCGCAGGGCGTGGATCCGCAGTGGATCCGCGTGGACCTGGGCTCGTCCCAGGTGGTGGGCAAGGTGGTGCTGGACTGGGAGGGCGCGTACGGCAAGACGTACACGATTGACGGCTCCAACAACGACACCAGCTGGACCACGCTCAACACGGTGACCAACGGCGCCATTGGCCGGCGGGAGATTCCGGTCTCCGGCACCTGGCGCTACATCCGCATGCGCGGCACGGAGCGCGGCACGGGCTACGGCTATTCGCTGTGGTCCTTCGAGGTCTACCAGAACGGAGGCACCACGCCGCCGCCCACGCAGACCACCAACCAGACCATCAAGCTGAACTTCCCGGAGCTGGCGTACGCGAAGATCAACGTGTCGCCCGCGCCGCTGTCGGTGACGCCGGTACCGGAGGAGGGCAACACCACGCCGTCCGTGCGCAACCCGCCCGGGCCCTTCACCTACCAGCTCACGTTCCCGCCCAACACGACGGTGACGCTGTCGAAGAACCAGTTCTCTCCCACGCAGCCCAACACGGACATCCGTCTGGCGGTGGTGGACTACAATGGCGTGCAGCAGCGAGCACAGTCCGTCACGGCGCTGGCGGTGCAGGGCGCGGACTGGAACGTCGAAATCTTCTCCACGGGCAATGGTCCCACGGACCCTCGCGACCCCACCATCATCCCGGACCCGTACGTGGCGCCCGCGCCGCTGCCGGTGGCCGGGGCGTTCCGTCTGGCCGCGCCGGGCAACAACGCGATGATCACCGCGACCCGCCGGCCCACGCTGTCGTGGGCGACGGTGACGGGCGCGACGAACTACAAGCTCTACGTCAACCTCACCCGCAACGACTACGACTGGATGGCGGCGGGCAACCTGCTGGACAGGTACACGCAGGTGGCGTCGCAGACGGGCACGTCCTTCACCTTCACGGAGGACCTGCCGGACCGCTGGACGTACAAGTGGTACGTCGTGGCCACGCTGTCGGGTGGCAGCACGTCGCGCTCGGACATCGGCAACTTCAGCGTGTACCTGCCGGTGGTGGAGACGCAGGCGGACGGCGTCAACCTCATCAATGGCATCCGCGACCTGAACAAGAACGGGACGATTGAACCGTACGAGGACTGGCACAACCCCATCTCCGTGCGCGTGAACGACCTCCTGGGCCGCATGACGCTGCGCGAGAAGGCGCTGCAGATGTTCTACGACGCCAAGACGTACCCGGAGGCCGGCTTCCAGATGGGGCCTCTGTCGCCCACGGACATCCCCATGTTCCAGAAGGCGTCCGCGGCCACTCGCCTGGGCATCCCGCACATCGACGCGGGTGACACCATCCACGGATACAAGACGAGCTGGCCCACGCAGCCGGCGCTGGCGGCCACGCGCGACCTGGACACCATCTACGAGATGGGTGACATCCAGCGCCGCGAGCAGCTGGCCATTGGCAGCCGGGGCACGCTGTCGCCGCTGGCGGAGGTGAACACCAAGGTCCTGTATCCGCGCACCCAGGAGGGCAACGGCGAGGACGCGGACCTGGCGGCGGGCATCACCCGCGCGCTCATCGCGGGCCTCCAGGGCGGTCCGGAGGTCAATCCGAGCTCCATCTGGGTGACGACGAAGCACTGGCCGGGGCAGGGCGCTGGCGGTGAGGCGGGCATCACCTACGACGGCACCACCATCCACTACCACATGCGTCCGTGGCACGCGGCCATCGAGGCGGGCACCAGCGGCATCATGCCGGGCTACGCGGGCAGCTGGCTCTTGGGGCCGGAGGGCTACGGCGCGGGTGACAACCCGGGCATCCTCAACTACCTGCGCAACCAGCTGAAGTACGACGGCGTCATCTGCTCGGACTGGCTGCCTTCGGGTTCGTGGGTGCGCTCCGCCACGGCGGGCTCGGACGTGATGGGCGGCGCGACGCCGCAGGCCATGGCCAACTTCGAGAACGAGGTCCCCGTCGCGCGCATCAACGACTCCGTGCGCCGCATCCTGGACCTGAAGTTCCGCCTGGGCATCTTCGAGGATCCGTACAAGCAGGGCCCGGCCGGCACGTCCCAGTGGCACACCGCGGACAGCAAGGCCGCGGTGCGCCGGGCGGCCCAGGAGTCCATGACGCTGCTCAAGAACGACGGCGCGCTGCCCATCCGGCTGCCGGCGGGCGGCAGGCTGGTCATCGCGGGCCCTCGCGCGGACGACATGTCCTGCATGGTGACCTGGCGTTCGGACTTCCACGGCACCGAGTTCGGCGACCCGACCATCTACGCGGCGGTGAAGGCGCGCGCGGAGGCCGCGGGGCTCACGGTCTACAAGGACAACGCCCCCGCGGGCGTGACGCCGGACGCGGCCATCGTGGTGGTGGGGGAGAGCTACTTCACCCACGGCACGGAGTGGGACAAGGAGAAGCCGTACCTGCCGGGCGACCCGATTGGCCCGGCCCACGACGCGAAGTGGGGCGACCAGTACGGCATCATCAACAGCTTCAGGTCGCGGGGCATCCCCACGACGGTGGTGTTGATCAGCCCGCGTCCCTATGTGCTGACGAACGTGGTGCCGCTCTCCAACGCGCTGATGCTGGCGTACCGCCCGGGCGACATGGGCGGCTACGCGGTGGCGGACGTGCTGTTCGGTGACGTGCTGCCTCGGGGCAAGACGCCCTGGCAGCTGCCGCGCGGCATGAACCAGATCGGCACGGACGTGGAGAACAACCAGCTGGAGAAGTGGGACCTGCCGTTCGACCTGGGCGCGACGGACGCGGAGCGCGCGGCCATCCGCCAGAAGATCGCGACGGGCCAGCCGGTGCCGCCCACGTACGGCAACCCGCTGTTCCAGTACGGCGCGGGCATCCAGGGCTTCGGCCTGACGGACGCGACGCCTCCCGTGGCGTTCAACCTGCTGACGCCGTCGAACAACCTGGTCATCACCGGCACGCGTCCGGCGTTCACCTGGGCGGCGAGCAGCGACCCCCAGACGGGCGTCCAGCGTTACGAGGTGTACCTGGATGGTGGTGCGATGCCGGTGGCCATCACCAGGACGCCGTCAGCGGCGCTGGACGGGCTGAAGCTGGCGAACGGGGTGCACACCTGGTTCGTGAAGGCGTTCAACTGGGCGAACGGCGTCACGCAGTCCGCGACGTTCACCTTCACGCTGAACGACACGACGCCGCCCGCGGCCTTCGCGGCGCTGTCGCCGTCGGCCGGGCAGGCGGTGCCGGGCACGTCCACGCGCTTCATCTGGGAGCAGACGACGGACGTGGGCGCGGGCGTGGCGGAGTACGTCCTCATCGTGGACGGCACGGACCGCGGGCCCTCCATCCTGCGCAGCACGCCGGTGCCGGCGGGCACGAACCTGGCGCGGGGCAAGAACGCCTACGCCACGTCCGTGGAGTTCGGCAGCGCGAACGACGCGGTGGACGGCAGCCTGGCGACGCGCTGGTCCAGCGTGGGCACGGCGACCACGGGCGACACGGAGTCCATCACCATCGACCTGGGGGCCATCTACTCGCTCAAGCGCATCGTGCTGAACTGGGAGGCCGCGTACGGCCGGCGCTACGTGCTGGAGGCGTCGCTGGACGGCTCCACCAACTGGACGGCGCTGCGGACGGTGGACACCGGCGACGGTGGCATCGACGACTGGACGGTGGCCGGCGTGGGCCGCTTCGTGCGCATGCGCGGCGTGCAGCGTGCGACGGCGTACGGCTACTCGCTGTGGGAGTTCGAGGTGTACGGCGTGGGCACGGAGCAGACCACGCTGAACGGTCTGTCCACGGGATCGCACACGTGGCGCGTGCGCGCGGTGGACGGCGCGAACAACACCACGCTGTCCTCGGGGCCCATCACCTTCACGAAGTAG
- a CDS encoding SRPBCC family protein: protein MFKKIAIGVVAALALFAGFVATRPDTFTVTRSATVPGTPDIAFGLVNDFHQWNQWSPWDNIDPNLKRTFGGAESGVGATYAWTGNDDVGEGNMTIEEAKTNESIRVKLSFIKPFASTNITTFTFKPADGGTNVSWEMAGQHSFVTKAFCLFMDMDQMVGKDFEKGLASMKTAAQAEATKRAEAEAARKVAEAKAAEEAAAATPAPAEGTPAVAAPTP, encoded by the coding sequence ATGTTCAAGAAGATTGCCATTGGCGTCGTCGCCGCGCTCGCGCTGTTCGCCGGCTTTGTCGCCACCCGCCCGGATACCTTCACCGTCACGCGCTCCGCCACCGTGCCGGGCACTCCCGACATCGCGTTCGGTCTGGTCAATGACTTCCACCAGTGGAACCAGTGGTCTCCCTGGGACAACATCGACCCGAACCTGAAGCGGACCTTCGGCGGCGCGGAATCGGGCGTTGGGGCCACCTATGCGTGGACCGGCAACGACGACGTCGGTGAGGGCAACATGACCATCGAGGAGGCCAAGACCAACGAGTCCATCCGCGTCAAGCTGTCGTTCATCAAGCCCTTCGCCTCCACCAACATCACCACCTTCACGTTCAAGCCCGCCGATGGCGGAACCAACGTCAGCTGGGAAATGGCCGGCCAGCACAGCTTCGTGACCAAGGCGTTCTGCCTGTTCATGGACATGGACCAGATGGTGGGCAAGGACTTCGAGAAGGGCCTCGCCAGCATGAAGACCGCCGCCCAGGCCGAGGCCACGAAGCGCGCGGAGGCCGAAGCCGCCCGTAAGGTCGCCGAGGCCAAGGCCGCCGAGGAAGCCGCTGCCGCCACGCCCGCGCCCGCGGAAGGCACGCCCGCCGTCGCCGCGCCCACCCCGTAG
- a CDS encoding M1 family aminopeptidase, with protein sequence MLLSWLRRFALPCFVLGVMGCESGETPLEPPDAVEGALAATVERYDFAFDLTTGEASSRLWLDVEAGARGCVSLPARAVVTDARWDGAPAEGFRVADGRLEVCGVAPVEGPLWLDSRLRVPEATVPYTQVGFSRRLDAQGRPFTYLLGWLESCDLFGPCDTAPGRLAHFTFDITHSPDEVVLCPGSLSRRDETHTRCELLGTRAPTYSAFMVASHPAWERTRLVDTDVGRVELYEPPGGLLGPAIDAGTVAEFLAWMTARFGPLPYGPELRVASGRTDWLGMEHPANIVLRDDLPWMGGPYANVTMHTLMHEIVHQWAGDRTTLASAADYPWKEAVAEYLTYVFEDEHRNEEAAVTLAYWDRLARTASYHLRPSDSPAPPFLSFVNDIYGTGPMILLVQLESLLGREQVLAGLQAFLAEPGVRSIEDLRHALEGASGRDLRRYFDTWVDGEGEPDWPYLQVEWSQDELLTLTVTQRTASGKVYPCAVELELQGAAPEERRRVTVSYGLEPESATAGLTVEGLPWKVQQVAVDPRNRLVNRRSLGLAREPAPQRWRL encoded by the coding sequence GTGCTCCTGTCCTGGCTCAGACGCTTCGCGCTGCCGTGCTTCGTCCTGGGCGTGATGGGCTGCGAGTCCGGCGAGACGCCCCTGGAACCGCCGGACGCGGTGGAGGGGGCGCTGGCAGCCACGGTGGAGCGCTACGACTTCGCCTTCGATCTCACCACGGGAGAGGCGTCGTCCCGGTTGTGGCTGGACGTGGAGGCGGGCGCGCGGGGCTGCGTGTCGCTTCCGGCTCGCGCGGTGGTGACGGACGCGCGGTGGGACGGTGCGCCTGCCGAAGGCTTCCGCGTGGCGGACGGTCGGCTGGAGGTCTGTGGCGTGGCGCCGGTGGAGGGCCCCTTGTGGCTCGACAGCCGCCTGCGTGTGCCGGAGGCCACGGTGCCCTACACGCAGGTGGGGTTCTCACGGCGGTTGGATGCGCAGGGCCGTCCCTTCACGTATCTGCTGGGATGGCTGGAGTCCTGCGACCTCTTCGGCCCGTGTGACACGGCGCCCGGGCGGCTGGCGCACTTCACCTTCGACATCACGCACTCGCCCGACGAGGTGGTGTTGTGTCCGGGAAGCCTGTCGCGGCGGGATGAAACACATACGCGCTGCGAGCTGCTGGGGACACGGGCTCCCACGTACTCCGCCTTCATGGTCGCGTCGCATCCGGCGTGGGAGCGCACGCGGCTGGTGGACACGGACGTAGGGCGCGTGGAGCTGTATGAGCCGCCAGGGGGACTGCTCGGGCCGGCGATTGACGCGGGCACGGTGGCGGAGTTCCTGGCGTGGATGACGGCGCGCTTCGGGCCGCTGCCCTATGGCCCCGAGCTGCGCGTGGCCAGCGGGCGCACGGACTGGCTGGGCATGGAGCACCCGGCCAACATCGTGCTGCGCGACGACCTGCCATGGATGGGCGGACCCTATGCCAACGTGACGATGCACACGTTGATGCATGAAATCGTGCACCAGTGGGCGGGAGACCGGACGACGCTGGCGAGCGCGGCGGACTACCCGTGGAAGGAGGCGGTGGCGGAGTACCTCACGTATGTCTTCGAGGACGAGCACCGGAACGAAGAGGCCGCGGTCACGCTGGCGTACTGGGACCGGCTGGCGCGGACGGCCTCCTACCATCTGCGTCCAAGCGACTCTCCCGCGCCGCCCTTCCTCTCCTTCGTGAATGACATCTACGGCACGGGCCCGATGATCCTCCTGGTGCAGCTGGAGTCGCTGCTGGGACGGGAGCAGGTGCTGGCGGGGCTCCAGGCGTTCCTGGCGGAGCCGGGAGTCCGGAGCATCGAGGACCTGCGCCATGCGCTCGAAGGCGCTTCGGGACGGGACCTGCGGCGCTACTTCGACACCTGGGTGGATGGGGAAGGGGAGCCGGACTGGCCGTACCTCCAGGTGGAGTGGAGCCAGGACGAGCTGCTCACGCTGACGGTGACGCAGCGGACGGCGAGCGGGAAGGTGTATCCCTGCGCGGTGGAACTGGAGCTTCAGGGCGCGGCGCCAGAGGAGCGACGGCGGGTCACGGTCTCGTACGGCCTGGAGCCGGAGTCCGCGACGGCGGGCCTCACGGTGGAAGGGCTGCCGTGGAAGGTCCAGCAGGTCGCGGTGGATCCGCGCAATCGCCTGGTCAATCGCAGGAGCCTGGGGCTGGCTCGGGAGCCCGCTCCCCAGCGCTGGCGGTTGTGA